A genomic segment from Myxococcota bacterium encodes:
- a CDS encoding ABC transporter ATP-binding protein: MIVARHLTQRYPRSAPAPPLTVLDDVDLEIADGEVVVVLGPSGSGKTTLLGLLAGLDRPSEGEVELDGTALGALDEDARARLRAERVGFVFQSFQLIETLTALENVLVPLELLPRERALAPAAARARATELLERVGLGARLHHHPVELSGGEQQRVGIARAFANEPRVLFADEPTGNLDRDTGLEVASLLFELNRERGTTLVIVTHDLELAARATRVVHLRGGRVERIERGGAPGGAA, from the coding sequence ATGATCGTCGCTCGCCACCTGACCCAGCGCTACCCGCGGTCCGCACCCGCGCCGCCGCTCACCGTGCTCGACGACGTCGACCTCGAGATCGCCGACGGCGAGGTCGTCGTCGTGCTCGGGCCATCGGGCAGCGGGAAGACGACGCTGCTCGGCCTGCTCGCCGGCCTCGACCGCCCGAGCGAGGGCGAGGTCGAGCTCGACGGCACGGCGCTCGGCGCGCTCGACGAGGACGCGCGCGCGCGCCTGCGCGCCGAGCGCGTGGGCTTCGTGTTCCAGAGCTTCCAGCTGATCGAGACGCTGACCGCGCTCGAGAACGTGCTCGTGCCGCTCGAGCTGCTGCCGCGCGAGCGCGCCCTCGCGCCCGCGGCGGCGCGCGCGCGCGCGACGGAGCTGCTCGAGCGCGTCGGCCTCGGCGCGCGGCTCCACCACCACCCCGTCGAGCTCTCGGGCGGCGAGCAGCAGCGCGTCGGCATCGCGCGCGCCTTCGCGAACGAGCCGCGCGTCCTGTTCGCCGACGAGCCGACCGGCAACCTCGATCGCGACACGGGCCTCGAAGTCGCGAGCCTGCTCTTCGAGCTCAACCGCGAGCGCGGCACGACGCTCGTCATCGTCACGCACGACCTCGAGCTCGCGGCCCGCGCGACGCGCGTCGTGCACCTGCGCGGCGGGCGGGTCGAGCGCATCGAGCGCGGCGGCGCGCCCGGCGGCGCCGCGTGA
- a CDS encoding arylesterase — translation MHPAFRSESAARAARRRGRYWLAPGRAFARGSLRAAAALAACAALASCGERDALSAAAASEAGAPASASAPQRPVVLFVGTSLTAGYGLGEDEAFPARIQERIDDLGLDLEVVNAGVSGDTSAGGLRRIDWLLRLPVAVLVLELGANDMLRGLDVDAMRANLAEILARTRRAHPDARLVVAGMRAAPNLGPDYGRRFDAAFPALAREFGATLVPFLLDGVAASRKLNQADGIHPTAEGHRVIAERLWPVLEPVLREAAIR, via the coding sequence ATGCACCCGGCCTTTCGTTCGGAGAGCGCAGCGCGCGCCGCGCGGCGGCGGGGACGGTACTGGCTCGCGCCGGGCCGTGCATTCGCGCGCGGCTCCCTGCGCGCCGCCGCGGCGCTCGCGGCGTGTGCCGCGCTCGCGAGCTGCGGCGAGCGCGACGCGCTCTCCGCGGCCGCGGCGAGCGAGGCGGGGGCGCCCGCGTCGGCGAGCGCGCCGCAGCGCCCCGTCGTGCTGTTCGTCGGGACGAGCCTCACCGCCGGCTACGGGCTCGGCGAGGACGAGGCCTTCCCCGCGCGCATCCAGGAGCGGATCGACGACCTCGGGCTCGACCTCGAGGTCGTGAACGCGGGCGTGAGCGGCGACACCTCGGCCGGCGGGCTGCGCCGCATCGACTGGCTCCTGCGCCTTCCCGTCGCCGTGCTCGTCCTCGAGCTCGGTGCGAACGACATGCTGCGCGGGCTCGACGTCGACGCGATGCGCGCGAACCTCGCCGAGATCCTCGCGCGCACGCGGCGCGCGCATCCCGACGCGCGCCTCGTCGTCGCGGGCATGCGCGCCGCGCCGAACCTCGGCCCCGACTACGGACGGCGCTTCGACGCGGCGTTTCCCGCGCTCGCACGGGAGTTCGGCGCCACGCTCGTCCCGTTCCTGCTCGACGGCGTCGCCGCGAGTCGGAAGCTCAACCAGGCCGACGGGATCCATCCCACCGCCGAAGGCCACCGCGTGATCGCCGAGCGGCTGTGGCCCGTGCTCGAGCCCGTGCTGCGCGAGGCCGCGATTCGCTAG